The following proteins are co-located in the Purpureocillium takamizusanense chromosome 10, complete sequence genome:
- a CDS encoding uncharacterized protein (COG:S~EggNog:ENOG503Q4NG), translating into MSRQPLTRETADPNAATAAASAFMRRGSNASLSSAAAAAALRARPMTPTNVAEVQSKRAVRRSPSVASMPGGNDRSPGGKGLRRTPSVGSMIERTFRSPSPGGRSPMPRERNVPPVPNIPNDHILASRKAVAAGAQRKGAPLQTQPFRTASEKMKGGGHQPSWFGGATAGDATNVRRSDSVMHAPASPGEARPGSVSPSPSINFSYPRGRVHSPSPSLDDQTLVYDANSRRMVPRGELLARSQTVRKKQQQEPSRIGSHLAKGTVARTQAPALETLPGQPPQPKQQPEPEPEPKPEPESAPVEEEEPAPAPVPVAAVAPVAAAGQPQSPSKKKKKKKKKKAQAAAASTPAAVVAEAPAMDQASTSDEQRPLAVAELPATETEPQQRTAQPVAAGAAAAAAATPVANAAANGQARDIGPQPQSSPQSARLRSESPVRSARFAPAHDQLAVRHEPPPRSVSPRKSAMKLSSPRGVSPSDDGSEASARNLSPHRVEDPGLSRKKSARVSWDDRNTVVVGESVQPHETESPVVPSPQAKKPWHNIVTKYAKKEPSSLDEDETMTPRPALPLFGSVRDKKSKEAEERPLVRPSERAWSGAGETTDAGQSSDAAIGTILSQDQASRNAANISKYREPLPPVVQSREGDGRGEDLVSDSDDDLDTDVTTELDDVTAATTPRTTQLLTPEPTTPIKATFGAEATDGEVPTISVQQPSPLPQDPRDNAFSGEEEHDVPGTFPHEDSPVEPAGVHDAPLAHALSTDALPPAQPIEPVDVTESPGAAAPSAMDDIAEEEEDTDRCSVYSDAYEDLEEVNGDGFMSLDAVVESPAGPKMVKKIQEQVMVHSVDEARESRESSGSPIPPALAKSSADWENAKAYWRSLSTEQRRQLEMEALAETAEDADANQPATPDGKRTSVYASVEDSPVSATSHRTYQIVPGTKWSDKESEVAAMTASALAAQSKTRPVSAPKLRQSMRSEPPAPPAAPQAGQQTGSMRRSMRANGAAPAAMPEKRARQSRHVEPEPVPAAASAAGTGMRKTLRSTTSNGGTRPSLSQSGRPVSYQPPPSVEPFKAHKRNLSADNLAPAGASRPSLRRKGSDDSVSSFKRARASSNTEHGFRMSMRAAPPEPPSPSTRGSGRFSLRSLSPPAFRRASMHATPVGVSSFGGGRMRQSLRAESVDASKSRLSAKKKSSGLMQGKRRSASRFADSSDEDEGGPSLFSSRFADSSDDENVSRPRGPKGKGLPKSMRSHRSSSMAAASAMGMTPAVRDASPDLPDSDDDEAARPQNGVLTNGQAQTPRRNRSGRGTLMPLPASQGDEPTRSRGGFMSILRRKKDPSNRISRDVGESAARRDTRFERSPEQLAQMRNNSLHKDETSWPLPDGEEGTSAEGSQGAAATTADKTRPSTAGGSAPTTNGGARKGTFLRRRSTSQGVVGLAQTPLDDEDEDDIPPVPELHPVKKKKFGALRKMLGIHD; encoded by the coding sequence ATGTCGCGACAGCCTCTGACCAGGGAGACGGCCGACCCCaatgccgccaccgccgcggcttCGGCCTTTATGCGCCGTGGCTCCAATgcctcgctgtcgtcggccgccgccgccgccgcgttgcgcgcgcggcccaTGACCCCGAccaacgtcgccgaggtgcaGTCGAAGCGCGCCGTCCGGAGGAGTCCCTCGGTCGCCTCCATGCCAGGCGGCAACGACCGCTCCCCGGGCGGCAAGGGGCTCCGGCGTACGCCCAGCGTCGGCTCCATGATCGAGCGGACCTTTCGGTCACCCTctcccggcggccgcagccccATGCCGAGAGAGCGCAACGTCCCGCCCGTTCCGAACATCCCCAACGACCACATACTGGCGAGccgcaaggccgtcgccgcgggggcACAGCGCAAGGGCGCCCCGCTGCAGACGCAACCGTTCCGGACGGCCAGCGAAAAGAtgaagggcggcggccaccagccCTCGTGGTTTGGCGGTGCGACGGCCGGTGACGCGACAAACGTCAGGAGGTCCGACTCCGTGATgcacgcgcccgcctcccccggcgaggcgcggcccGGCAGCGTCAGCCCCAGCCCCTCCATCAACTTCTCCTACCCTCGGGGCCGCGTGCactccccctcgccctccctcgACGACCAGACCCTCGTTTACGACGCGAACTCGCGGCGGATGGTGCCGCggggcgagctgctggcccgcTCACAGACCGTTCGGAAGAAGCAACAGCAGGAGCCTTCGAGGATCGGCTCGCATCTCGCTAAGGGTACAGTGGCCCGGACGCAAGCACCGGCTCTCGAGACGCTGCCAGgtcagccgccgcagccaaagCAGCAGCCTGAGCCTGAGCCGGAGCCCAAGCCCGAGCCCGAATCCGCGCCcgtagaggaggaggaacctGCTCCCGCGCCAGTGCCGGTCGCTGCCGTTGcgccggtcgccgccgccgggcagccTCAGAGCCCatccaagaagaagaagaaaaagaagaagaagaaggcccaagccgcggcagcctctacacccgccgccgtcgtggcagaggcgccggcgatggatCAGGCCTCGACATCTGATGAACAGCGGCCCCTTGCGGTTGCAGAGCTGCCCGCGACGGAAACGGAACCGCAGCAGCGAACAGCGCAGCCGGTGGCAGCaggagccgcagccgcagcggccgctACTCCGGTCgccaatgccgccgccaacggaCAGGCCCGCGACATTGGGCCACAGCCGCAGAGCAGCCCGCAGAGCGCGCGGTTGCGGTCCGAGAGTCCTGTCcgctcggcgcgcttcgCCCCGGCTCACGACCAGCTTGCCGTCCGGCACGAGCCGCCCCCGcggtccgtctcgcccaggAAGTCGGCCATGAAGCTCTCGAGCCCCCGCGGCGTGTCTCCCTCGGACGACGGCtccgaggcgtcggcgaggaatCTGAGCCCCCATCGCGTCGAGGATCCCGGCCTCTCCCGCAAGAAGAGCGCCCGCGTCAGCTGGGACGATCGGAACACGGTCGTGGTCGGCGAGTCGGTGCAGCCTCACGAGACAGAGTCGCCCGTCGTCCCGAGCCcgcaggccaagaagcccTGGCACAACATCGTCACCAAGTACGCCAAGAAGGAGCCGTCCagcctggacgaggacgaaacGATGACGCCCCGGCCCGCGTTGCCGCTGTTTGGAAGCGTGCGCGATAAGAAGtccaaggaggccgaggagcggcCCTTGGTCCGGCCGTCGGAGAGGGCCTggtcgggcgcgggcgagacgacggACGCCGGCCAGtcgtccgacgccgccatcgggaCCATCCTGAGCCAGGACCAGGCTTCGAGAAACGCGGCCAACATCTCCAAGTACCGAGAGCCCCTGCCCCCCGTCGTGCAGTCCAGGGAGGGCGACGGTCGTGGCGAGGACCTGGtgtccgactcggacgacgacttgGACACCGACGTCACCACGGAGCTGGACGATGTGACCGCGGCCACCACGCCCAGAACCACGCAGCTCCTCACGCccgagccgacgacgcccatcaAGGCCACGttcggcgccgaggccacggacggcgaggtccCGACCATTTCCGTGCAGCAACCCAGCCCTCTCCCGCAGGATCCCAGGGACAACGCCTTCAGTGGCGAAGAGGAGCACGACGTTCCAGGGACGTTTCCCCACGAAGACTCGCCGGTTGAGCCCGCGGGCGTACACGACGCACCGCTCGCGCATGCCCTGTCCACGGATGCGCTGCCTCCCGCGCAGCCCAttgagcccgtcgacgtgaCCGAgtcgccgggcgcggcggcaccctctgccatggacgacattgcagaggaggaagaggacaCGGACCGCTGCAGCGTATACAGCGACGCGTACGAGGATCTGGAAGAGgtcaacggcgacggcttcATGTCActtgacgccgtcgtggaGAGCCCGGCAGGGCCCAAAATGGTCAAGAAGATCCAGGAGCAGGTCATGGTCCACTCGGtagacgaggcgcgcgagtcCCGCGAGTCGTCGGGCTCACCCATCCCCCCGGCACTGGCCAAGTCGTCGGCCGACTGGGAGAATGCCAAGGCGTACTGGAGGAGCCTGTCGAcggagcagcgtcgccagctCGAGATGGAGGCTCtcgccgagacggccgaggatgccgacgcAAACCAGCCCGCGACCCCGGACGGCAAGAGAACGAGCGTTTACGCCAGCGTCGAGGACAGCCCCGTGTCCGCCACCAGCCACAGGACCTACCAGATCGTGCCCGGCACCAAGTGGTCCGACAAGGAGtccgaggtcgccgccatgacggcgtCTGCCCTGGCTGCGCAATCCAAGACGCGTCCCGTCAGTGCTCCCAAGCTGCGGCAGTCGATGCGAAGCGAGCCACCCGCTCCCCCCGCGGCCCCCCAGGCTGGCCAACAGACGGGCAGCATGAGGAGGTCGATGAGGGCCAATggcgcggccccggccgcgATGCCCGAGAAGCGAGCGAGACAGTCGCGGCACGTTGAGCCCGAACCCGTCCCGGCCGCGGCATCTGCTGCGGGTACCGGCATGCGAAAGACGTTGCGATCGACCACATCCAACGGCGGCACCCGGCCATCGCTGTCGCAGTCCGGCCGGCCCGTGTCctaccagccgccgccaagcgTCGAGCCGTTCAAGGCGCACAAGCGCAACCTCTCGGCCGACAACCTCGCGCCGGCAGGCGCTTCGAGGCCGAGCCTCCGACGCAAGGGGTCAGACGACAGCGTGAGCAGCTTCAAGCGGGCACGCGCCAGCTCCAACACGGAGCACGGGTTCCGGATGtcgatgcgcgccgcgcccccggaGCCGCCGTCCCCCTCGACTCGGGGCAGCGGCCGCTTCAGCCTCCGctcgctgtcgccgccggccttccgccgcgcctcgaTGCACGCAACGCCGGTGGGGGTCAGctcctttggcggcggccgcatgcGCCAGTCGCTGCGCGCGGAATCCGTCGACGCCAGCAAGTCGCGCCTGTCGGCaaagaagaagtcgtcggGCCTCATGCAGGGCAAGCGCCGGAGCGCCAGCCGCTTTGCCGactcgagcgacgaggacgagggagggCCGTCGTTGTTCAGCAGCCGCTTTGCCgactcgagcgacgacgagaacgtgtcgcggccgcgcgggcccaagggcaaggggcTTCCCAAGTCGATGCGGAGCCACAGATCGTcgagcatggccgccgcgagcgccatgGGGATGACGCCCGCGGTGCGCGACGCGTCGCCGGACCTCCCCGatagcgacgacgacgaggctgcgcgGCCTCAGAACGGAGTCCTCACCAACGGGCAGGCGCAGACGCCGCGTCGGAACAGGTCGGGGCGCGGCACGCTGATGCCCCTGCCGGCGTCACAAGGCGACGAGCCCACCCgctcccgcggcggcttcaTGTCCATCCTCCGGCGCAAAAAGGACCCGTCAAACCGCATCTcgcgcgacgtcggcgagagcgccgcccggcgcgaCACCAGGTTCGAGCGCTCGCCGGAGCAGCTGGCGCAGATGCGCAACAACAGCCTCCACAAGGACGAGAccagctggccgctgcccgacggggaggaggggaccTCGGCCGAGGGCtcgcagggcgccgccgccaccaccgcggacaagacgcggccgtcgacggctggCGGGTccgcgcccaccaccaacggcggcgcccgcaagGGCACCTTTCtccggcgccgcagcacctcgcagggcgtcgtcgggctggcGCAAACCCcgcttgacgacgaggacgaggacgacatccCGCCGGTGCCGGAACTGCATCCcgtcaagaagaagaagttTGGCGCGCTGCGCAAGATGCTCGGCATCCACGACTAG
- a CDS encoding uncharacterized protein (EggNog:ENOG503P5Z4), with amino-acid sequence MDPSVAMMLPKGIVINTTNIYKEVASYPTVPADKIWEYWHVYTITNKKLKDPTARRLENFWWQVWGSDRRHLSGRTLARLYEDISVGPTIAPLQGPPNRWEGPNAPPLTRQLILAHLSQERDARQPASEARPPPPQTKQSDSSVRSLSSSASKPPPPHPILKKSRGPSASGPRPTARFVSPHGSGDEDDKESDFPSSGSTVATGLEAPPVALPKKKPPHATKKFVAGTSSAKRRPLMQRRASPQSPVLSAVGSRNGDAPGSRTVGVARPVSPIPERASNHASPVAEGNGQPDGESPVPSAKALGKRPAVPQRLPTNSDGPGKARGVSSSSSLASSAHVAPRANLRPAPHAADSIADYKRRPGTPPLVSAAPVAEAAAAAPAMGRSQSHNGYGYERYTDRHGPNAKLFTGATASMTNVAAQGTIIDQSGSLPKSSILGESLDHSTTLPSRLSSSSLLDSRLTPTQPGTSASVPMARTRSQLTLLLEREKARTGDKPRSKN; translated from the exons ATGGACCCCAGCGTAGCCATGATGCTGCCcaagggcatcgtcatcaacaCCACAAACATTTACAAGGAGGTTGCAAGCTACCCCACCGTCCCCGCAGACAAGATCTGGGAGTACTGGCACG TCtacaccatcaccaacaagaagctcaaggatCCCACGGCCCGGCGCCTGGAGAACTTTTGGTGGCAGGTCTGGGGCAGCGACCGGCGACACCTCAGCGGCCGCACCCTCGCGAGGCTCTACGAGGACATCTCGGTCGGCCCTACCATTGCCCCCCTCCAGGGCCCGCCGAACCGATGGGAGGGCCCCAAC GCCCCACCCCTGACGAGACAGCTGATCCTCGCGCATCTGAGTCAAGAGCGAGACGCGCGCCAGCCCGCATCCGAGgcgcgcccaccacctccacaGACCAAGCAGAGCGACAGCTCCGTCAGGAGCctctcgtcgagcgcctcgaagccgcccccgccgcaccCCATCCTCAAGAAATCCAGGGGCCCGTCGGCCTCCGGGCCCCGGCCCACGGCCCGCTTCGTCTCCCCCCACGGgtccggcgacgaggacgacaaggagaGCGACTTTCCCTCGTCCGGAAGCACCGTCGCGACCGGACTTGAGGCCCCTCCCGTGGCgctgcccaagaagaagccgccgcacGCGACCAAAAAGTTTGTCgcgggcacgtcgtcggccaagCGGCGGCCTCTGATGCAGAGAAGGGCCAGCCCCCAGTCGCCGGTGCTGTCCGCCGTGGGGTCGcgcaacggcgacgcccccGGCTCTCGGACTGTTGGGGTCGCccggcccgtctcgcccatcCCGGAGCGGGCGTCGAACCACGCCAGCCCGGTGGCCGAGGGCAACGGGCAGCCAGACGGGGAGAGCCCGGTCCCCAGCGCCAAGGCTCTCGGGAAGCGGCCTGCGGTTCCGCAGAGGCTACCGACGAACAGTGACGGACCTGGCAAGGCGAGGGGcgtgtcgtcatcgtcgtcgttggcgtcgtcggcgcatGTCGCACCGAGAGCCAACCtccgcccggcgccgcacGCGGCCGACAGCATCGCGGATTACAAGCGGCGCCCCGGGACACCGCCGCTGGTGTCGGCGGCTCCCGTGGCcgaagccgcagccgccgcgcccgcgatggGACGCTCGCAGTCCCACAACGGATACGGGTATGAGCGATACACGGACCGCCACGGCCCCAACGCGAAGCTCTTCACcggcgccacggcgtcgatgacCAATGTGGCCGCTCAGGGCACCATCATCGACCAGTCCGGCTCGCTGCCCAAGTCGAGCATCCTCGGCGAGTCCCTGGACCACAGCACCACTCTCCCGAGcaggctctcgtcgtcgtccctgctCGACTCCCGCCTGACGCCGACCCAGCCCGGAACGTCGGCCAGCGTGCCCATGGCGCGTACCAGGAGTCAGCTcaccctgctgctggagcgcgAAAAGGCGCGGACAGGGGACAAGCCGCGGTCGAAGAACTGA
- a CDS encoding uncharacterized protein (COG:S~EggNog:ENOG503Q4NG): MPSLFGSRRHAPPVQPLTRETADPNAATAAASAFMRRGSNASLSSAAAAAALRARPMTPTNVAEVQSKRAVRRSPSVASMPGGNDRSPGGKGLRRTPSVGSMIERTFRSPSPGGRSPMPRERNVPPVPNIPNDHILASRKAVAAGAQRKGAPLQTQPFRTASEKMKGGGHQPSWFGGATAGDATNVRRSDSVMHAPASPGEARPGSVSPSPSINFSYPRGRVHSPSPSLDDQTLVYDANSRRMVPRGELLARSQTVRKKQQQEPSRIGSHLAKGTVARTQAPALETLPGQPPQPKQQPEPEPEPKPEPESAPVEEEEPAPAPVPVAAVAPVAAAGQPQSPSKKKKKKKKKKAQAAAASTPAAVVAEAPAMDQASTSDEQRPLAVAELPATETEPQQRTAQPVAAGAAAAAAATPVANAAANGQARDIGPQPQSSPQSARLRSESPVRSARFAPAHDQLAVRHEPPPRSVSPRKSAMKLSSPRGVSPSDDGSEASARNLSPHRVEDPGLSRKKSARVSWDDRNTVVVGESVQPHETESPVVPSPQAKKPWHNIVTKYAKKEPSSLDEDETMTPRPALPLFGSVRDKKSKEAEERPLVRPSERAWSGAGETTDAGQSSDAAIGTILSQDQASRNAANISKYREPLPPVVQSREGDGRGEDLVSDSDDDLDTDVTTELDDVTAATTPRTTQLLTPEPTTPIKATFGAEATDGEVPTISVQQPSPLPQDPRDNAFSGEEEHDVPGTFPHEDSPVEPAGVHDAPLAHALSTDALPPAQPIEPVDVTESPGAAAPSAMDDIAEEEEDTDRCSVYSDAYEDLEEVNGDGFMSLDAVVESPAGPKMVKKIQEQVMVHSVDEARESRESSGSPIPPALAKSSADWENAKAYWRSLSTEQRRQLEMEALAETAEDADANQPATPDGKRTSVYASVEDSPVSATSHRTYQIVPGTKWSDKESEVAAMTASALAAQSKTRPVSAPKLRQSMRSEPPAPPAAPQAGQQTGSMRRSMRANGAAPAAMPEKRARQSRHVEPEPVPAAASAAGTGMRKTLRSTTSNGGTRPSLSQSGRPVSYQPPPSVEPFKAHKRNLSADNLAPAGASRPSLRRKGSDDSVSSFKRARASSNTEHGFRMSMRAAPPEPPSPSTRGSGRFSLRSLSPPAFRRASMHATPVGVSSFGGGRMRQSLRAESVDASKSRLSAKKKSSGLMQGKRRSASRFADSSDEDEGGPSLFSSRFADSSDDENVSRPRGPKGKGLPKSMRSHRSSSMAAASAMGMTPAVRDASPDLPDSDDDEAARPQNGVLTNGQAQTPRRNRSGRGTLMPLPASQGDEPTRSRGGFMSILRRKKDPSNRISRDVGESAARRDTRFERSPEQLAQMRNNSLHKDETSWPLPDGEEGTSAEGSQGAAATTADKTRPSTAGGSAPTTNGGARKGTFLRRRSTSQGVVGLAQTPLDDEDEDDIPPVPELHPVKKKKFGALRKMLGIHD; this comes from the exons atgcccagcTTGTTTGGCTCCCGGAGGCatgcgccgcccgtccag CCTCTGACCAGGGAGACGGCCGACCCCaatgccgccaccgccgcggcttCGGCCTTTATGCGCCGTGGCTCCAATgcctcgctgtcgtcggccgccgccgccgccgcgttgcgcgcgcggcccaTGACCCCGAccaacgtcgccgaggtgcaGTCGAAGCGCGCCGTCCGGAGGAGTCCCTCGGTCGCCTCCATGCCAGGCGGCAACGACCGCTCCCCGGGCGGCAAGGGGCTCCGGCGTACGCCCAGCGTCGGCTCCATGATCGAGCGGACCTTTCGGTCACCCTctcccggcggccgcagccccATGCCGAGAGAGCGCAACGTCCCGCCCGTTCCGAACATCCCCAACGACCACATACTGGCGAGccgcaaggccgtcgccgcgggggcACAGCGCAAGGGCGCCCCGCTGCAGACGCAACCGTTCCGGACGGCCAGCGAAAAGAtgaagggcggcggccaccagccCTCGTGGTTTGGCGGTGCGACGGCCGGTGACGCGACAAACGTCAGGAGGTCCGACTCCGTGATgcacgcgcccgcctcccccggcgaggcgcggcccGGCAGCGTCAGCCCCAGCCCCTCCATCAACTTCTCCTACCCTCGGGGCCGCGTGCactccccctcgccctccctcgACGACCAGACCCTCGTTTACGACGCGAACTCGCGGCGGATGGTGCCGCggggcgagctgctggcccgcTCACAGACCGTTCGGAAGAAGCAACAGCAGGAGCCTTCGAGGATCGGCTCGCATCTCGCTAAGGGTACAGTGGCCCGGACGCAAGCACCGGCTCTCGAGACGCTGCCAGgtcagccgccgcagccaaagCAGCAGCCTGAGCCTGAGCCGGAGCCCAAGCCCGAGCCCGAATCCGCGCCcgtagaggaggaggaacctGCTCCCGCGCCAGTGCCGGTCGCTGCCGTTGcgccggtcgccgccgccgggcagccTCAGAGCCCatccaagaagaagaagaaaaagaagaagaagaaggcccaagccgcggcagcctctacacccgccgccgtcgtggcagaggcgccggcgatggatCAGGCCTCGACATCTGATGAACAGCGGCCCCTTGCGGTTGCAGAGCTGCCCGCGACGGAAACGGAACCGCAGCAGCGAACAGCGCAGCCGGTGGCAGCaggagccgcagccgcagcggccgctACTCCGGTCgccaatgccgccgccaacggaCAGGCCCGCGACATTGGGCCACAGCCGCAGAGCAGCCCGCAGAGCGCGCGGTTGCGGTCCGAGAGTCCTGTCcgctcggcgcgcttcgCCCCGGCTCACGACCAGCTTGCCGTCCGGCACGAGCCGCCCCCGcggtccgtctcgcccaggAAGTCGGCCATGAAGCTCTCGAGCCCCCGCGGCGTGTCTCCCTCGGACGACGGCtccgaggcgtcggcgaggaatCTGAGCCCCCATCGCGTCGAGGATCCCGGCCTCTCCCGCAAGAAGAGCGCCCGCGTCAGCTGGGACGATCGGAACACGGTCGTGGTCGGCGAGTCGGTGCAGCCTCACGAGACAGAGTCGCCCGTCGTCCCGAGCCcgcaggccaagaagcccTGGCACAACATCGTCACCAAGTACGCCAAGAAGGAGCCGTCCagcctggacgaggacgaaacGATGACGCCCCGGCCCGCGTTGCCGCTGTTTGGAAGCGTGCGCGATAAGAAGtccaaggaggccgaggagcggcCCTTGGTCCGGCCGTCGGAGAGGGCCTggtcgggcgcgggcgagacgacggACGCCGGCCAGtcgtccgacgccgccatcgggaCCATCCTGAGCCAGGACCAGGCTTCGAGAAACGCGGCCAACATCTCCAAGTACCGAGAGCCCCTGCCCCCCGTCGTGCAGTCCAGGGAGGGCGACGGTCGTGGCGAGGACCTGGtgtccgactcggacgacgacttgGACACCGACGTCACCACGGAGCTGGACGATGTGACCGCGGCCACCACGCCCAGAACCACGCAGCTCCTCACGCccgagccgacgacgcccatcaAGGCCACGttcggcgccgaggccacggacggcgaggtccCGACCATTTCCGTGCAGCAACCCAGCCCTCTCCCGCAGGATCCCAGGGACAACGCCTTCAGTGGCGAAGAGGAGCACGACGTTCCAGGGACGTTTCCCCACGAAGACTCGCCGGTTGAGCCCGCGGGCGTACACGACGCACCGCTCGCGCATGCCCTGTCCACGGATGCGCTGCCTCCCGCGCAGCCCAttgagcccgtcgacgtgaCCGAgtcgccgggcgcggcggcaccctctgccatggacgacattgcagaggaggaagaggacaCGGACCGCTGCAGCGTATACAGCGACGCGTACGAGGATCTGGAAGAGgtcaacggcgacggcttcATGTCActtgacgccgtcgtggaGAGCCCGGCAGGGCCCAAAATGGTCAAGAAGATCCAGGAGCAGGTCATGGTCCACTCGGtagacgaggcgcgcgagtcCCGCGAGTCGTCGGGCTCACCCATCCCCCCGGCACTGGCCAAGTCGTCGGCCGACTGGGAGAATGCCAAGGCGTACTGGAGGAGCCTGTCGAcggagcagcgtcgccagctCGAGATGGAGGCTCtcgccgagacggccgaggatgccgacgcAAACCAGCCCGCGACCCCGGACGGCAAGAGAACGAGCGTTTACGCCAGCGTCGAGGACAGCCCCGTGTCCGCCACCAGCCACAGGACCTACCAGATCGTGCCCGGCACCAAGTGGTCCGACAAGGAGtccgaggtcgccgccatgacggcgtCTGCCCTGGCTGCGCAATCCAAGACGCGTCCCGTCAGTGCTCCCAAGCTGCGGCAGTCGATGCGAAGCGAGCCACCCGCTCCCCCCGCGGCCCCCCAGGCTGGCCAACAGACGGGCAGCATGAGGAGGTCGATGAGGGCCAATggcgcggccccggccgcgATGCCCGAGAAGCGAGCGAGACAGTCGCGGCACGTTGAGCCCGAACCCGTCCCGGCCGCGGCATCTGCTGCGGGTACCGGCATGCGAAAGACGTTGCGATCGACCACATCCAACGGCGGCACCCGGCCATCGCTGTCGCAGTCCGGCCGGCCCGTGTCctaccagccgccgccaagcgTCGAGCCGTTCAAGGCGCACAAGCGCAACCTCTCGGCCGACAACCTCGCGCCGGCAGGCGCTTCGAGGCCGAGCCTCCGACGCAAGGGGTCAGACGACAGCGTGAGCAGCTTCAAGCGGGCACGCGCCAGCTCCAACACGGAGCACGGGTTCCGGATGtcgatgcgcgccgcgcccccggaGCCGCCGTCCCCCTCGACTCGGGGCAGCGGCCGCTTCAGCCTCCGctcgctgtcgccgccggccttccgccgcgcctcgaTGCACGCAACGCCGGTGGGGGTCAGctcctttggcggcggccgcatgcGCCAGTCGCTGCGCGCGGAATCCGTCGACGCCAGCAAGTCGCGCCTGTCGGCaaagaagaagtcgtcggGCCTCATGCAGGGCAAGCGCCGGAGCGCCAGCCGCTTTGCCGactcgagcgacgaggacgagggagggCCGTCGTTGTTCAGCAGCCGCTTTGCCgactcgagcgacgacgagaacgtgtcgcggccgcgcgggcccaagggcaaggggcTTCCCAAGTCGATGCGGAGCCACAGATCGTcgagcatggccgccgcgagcgccatgGGGATGACGCCCGCGGTGCGCGACGCGTCGCCGGACCTCCCCGatagcgacgacgacgaggctgcgcgGCCTCAGAACGGAGTCCTCACCAACGGGCAGGCGCAGACGCCGCGTCGGAACAGGTCGGGGCGCGGCACGCTGATGCCCCTGCCGGCGTCACAAGGCGACGAGCCCACCCgctcccgcggcggcttcaTGTCCATCCTCCGGCGCAAAAAGGACCCGTCAAACCGCATCTcgcgcgacgtcggcgagagcgccgcccggcgcgaCACCAGGTTCGAGCGCTCGCCGGAGCAGCTGGCGCAGATGCGCAACAACAGCCTCCACAAGGACGAGAccagctggccgctgcccgacggggaggaggggaccTCGGCCGAGGGCtcgcagggcgccgccgccaccaccgcggacaagacgcggccgtcgacggctggCGGGTccgcgcccaccaccaacggcggcgcccgcaagGGCACCTTTCtccggcgccgcagcacctcgcagggcgtcgtcgggctggcGCAAACCCcgcttgacgacgaggacgaggacgacatccCGCCGGTGCCGGAACTGCATCCcgtcaagaagaagaagttTGGCGCGCTGCGCAAGATGCTCGGCATCCACGACTAG